The DNA window TTTGAACGTCAGAGAGGTCCCCGAACACAAACTCAGGGCTCCCATAACTGACGTGCTTCCTTGTGCATGCTAGTGTTTGGCTCATACAGAATCATCCTATCATCGATCTCAACTCTTGTGATGTCCTGAGGAGATAGTTTTGAGCCACATCATCATTCAATGTAGATTTGACAAATATTCTATGTTACCATTGCTTGAAATGTAAAGAgggaaaaacagaaaatagtaTAAGAATTGGGGGACATTTCGACAGAGAAAGCATTAGAGGGGATTTTCAGATAAGTATAATACAGGGTTCATAATGTAAATACAACCAAAATGTTTCTATAGCGCGAGGTCTCGTCAATTTGTTGAGAACCGCGAATCTCCGTTCGGGCCACCGAACGCTTCTTGGAGCCGATTATCCCCGACGACCTCACAGGCACAGGTTCAGGAACACTAAAATCGCCGTCGAAAGTTGACGTTGTCGCTTGGTCTCTTCTAAATTAAATGGCGGCTCAGTGTCTCCATTTTCGAAACTCCACTCCCAGGATCCTCACCAGCCACACAACACCTCAATCAGTGTATTCGGTTTCGAACAAGTCTCTTACAACTCTCCAAACCTTAGAACCCTCTATCGAACCCTATCAAGAACCAATCGCAACTCCTCCTCTCCCTGATTCATTGTTGGTGGAGAAAATTATCTTCAGCTTGAAGCGAGGTAATACGAATTCTTTTATTAATTATCAGTTTCGCTTAAACCCATCAATTGTAGTCGAAGTTGTCCATCGTTGCCGCGATAATTTGAACCTGGGTCAAAAGTTTGTTGAATTTGTTACGCATAATTGTCCCAATCTTAAGCATTCATCGGTATCCTTGAGTGCTATGATCCACATTTTGGTGCGGAGTCGAAGATTATCCGATGCCCAAGCATTGATTCTGAGGATGGTAAGGAGGAGCGGTATTTCGCGAGTCGAAGTCGTGGATTCTTTGTTTTCTACTCATTCTGCTGTCTGCTCAAATACTTTGGTGTTTGATTTGTTAGTTAGGACATACGTGCAAGCTAGGAAATTAAGGGAAGGGGCAGAGGCATTTCGGGTGTTGAGGGGCAAAGGGTTTTGTGTCTCTATAAATGCGTGCAATAGTCTTCTTGGTGGACTTGTTAAGGTGGGTTGGGTTGATTTGGCGTGGGAAGTGTATAGAGAAGTCGTAAGGAGTGGAGTTGAGCTGAATGTTTATTCACTAAACATCATGGTTAATGCACTATGTAAAGATCAAAAGATGGATAATGTTAAATTGTTTTTATCTGAAATGGAAGAGAAGGGGGTTTTCCCGGATATTGTGACGTATAATACATTGATCAGTGCATATTGCCGAGAAAAGCTCCTTGATGAAGCTTTTGATTTACTGAATTCAATGTCAAGCATGGGCTTTAAACCAGGAGTCTTTACATACAATACTCTTATAAATTGTTTGTGTAAGAAAGGTCAATATGGTAGAGCAAAGGAAATTTTTGATGAGATGGTGCATATGGGCTTGAGTCCTGATGCTGCTACTTATAACGCACTGATTGTTGAGTGTTGCAGAAAAGATGACATCTTGGAAGCTGAAAAGGTTTCGAATGAAATGTTACACCGAGGTGTTCTTCCTGATTTAGTTACTTTTAGTTCACTTATCGGTTTGTTTTCGAGGAACGGATATCTTGACCGGGCACTGCGGTTGCTTGGGGACATGAAGAGATCTGGCTTGGTTCCAGATAATGTGATTTATACAATTCTTATGGATGGGTATTGTAGAAAGGGCCTTATGTCAGAAGCCTTGAAAATGTGGGATGAAATGCTAAAGCATGGTTGTGCTATAGATGTGGTTACATACAATACTTTTTTGAATGGTCTATGCAAGGAGAAGATGCTTGCTGAAGCAGATAATCTGTTTTCTGAGATGATTGAAAGGGGTGTCCTTCCTGATTTCTATACTTTCACAACACTTATTCATGGACACTGTAAGAATGGCAATATGCATAAAGCTCTAAGCTTGTTTGATAGAATGACTCAAAGGAATATCAAGCCGGATATTGTAACATACAACACTTTAATGGATGGATATTGCAAGGTAGGCGAAATAGAGAAAGCCAATGAATTATGGAATGGTATGGTATACAGAAAGGTCTTTCCCAATCACATTTCGTATAGCATTTTGATCAATGGATACTGTAATATGGGCCGTGCTTCTG is part of the Tripterygium wilfordii isolate XIE 37 chromosome 7, ASM1340144v1, whole genome shotgun sequence genome and encodes:
- the LOC120002692 gene encoding pentatricopeptide repeat-containing protein At5g01110 → MAAQCLHFRNSTPRILTSHTTPQSVYSVSNKSLTTLQTLEPSIEPYQEPIATPPLPDSLLVEKIIFSLKRGNTNSFINYQFRLNPSIVVEVVHRCRDNLNLGQKFVEFVTHNCPNLKHSSVSLSAMIHILVRSRRLSDAQALILRMVRRSGISRVEVVDSLFSTHSAVCSNTLVFDLLVRTYVQARKLREGAEAFRVLRGKGFCVSINACNSLLGGLVKVGWVDLAWEVYREVVRSGVELNVYSLNIMVNALCKDQKMDNVKLFLSEMEEKGVFPDIVTYNTLISAYCREKLLDEAFDLLNSMSSMGFKPGVFTYNTLINCLCKKGQYGRAKEIFDEMVHMGLSPDAATYNALIVECCRKDDILEAEKVSNEMLHRGVLPDLVTFSSLIGLFSRNGYLDRALRLLGDMKRSGLVPDNVIYTILMDGYCRKGLMSEALKMWDEMLKHGCAIDVVTYNTFLNGLCKEKMLAEADNLFSEMIERGVLPDFYTFTTLIHGHCKNGNMHKALSLFDRMTQRNIKPDIVTYNTLMDGYCKVGEIEKANELWNGMVYRKVFPNHISYSILINGYCNMGRASEALKLWDEMVAKGIKYTLVTCNAIIKGYCRSGAASKGYEFLSKIVSKGVVPDSISYNTLINGFVKEDNMDKAFLLINKIEEEGLRPDGFTYNAILHGFCGRGRMQEAELILSKMIEKGVNPDRSTYTALINGHVSQDNMKEAFRFHDEMLQRGFVPDDQF